The following proteins come from a genomic window of Acidimicrobiia bacterium:
- a CDS encoding squalene cyclase translates to MTDSHVTDWLLDLEHLDPDHSDPSIRWQVMRDLLDAPQAEWQAERRRVVSEGWGARLMAYEDDDGQWAGGAHFPADFRWGDEEGQPWTSTSHALSQLREFGYDPSSVSARRAIELIGMNCRWEHDNQPYWEGEVEPCINGNAVANGTYFGVDMSPVVERLVGEVLEDGGWNCETENGSVRSSFDTTINVVEGLLEYERATGGTPQSLAARRSGEEYLLKRHLFRRLSNGETVDRKYLYFSHPNHWHYEVLRALDYFRAASLLAGEAPDPRLAEAIEHVRSRRLDDGTWPLDWTPAGRVWFDVDDGVDNPSRWVTLRALRVLNWWDAAGGPA, encoded by the coding sequence ATGACAGACTCCCACGTGACTGATTGGCTGCTCGACCTCGAGCACCTCGACCCCGATCACTCTGACCCATCTATTCGCTGGCAGGTGATGCGCGATCTGCTCGACGCCCCGCAAGCCGAGTGGCAGGCCGAGCGTCGCAGGGTGGTATCGGAAGGGTGGGGCGCCCGCCTCATGGCCTACGAGGATGACGATGGGCAATGGGCAGGTGGTGCTCACTTTCCGGCCGATTTTCGATGGGGGGACGAAGAAGGTCAGCCGTGGACTTCGACAAGTCATGCTCTGTCGCAGCTTCGCGAATTTGGGTACGACCCGTCGTCTGTGAGCGCTCGTCGAGCTATCGAACTCATCGGTATGAATTGCCGGTGGGAGCACGACAACCAGCCGTACTGGGAGGGTGAGGTCGAGCCGTGCATCAACGGGAATGCGGTCGCCAACGGCACCTACTTCGGCGTTGACATGTCTCCAGTCGTCGAGAGGCTCGTTGGTGAGGTGCTCGAAGATGGAGGATGGAACTGCGAGACCGAGAATGGCTCGGTTCGGTCGTCCTTTGATACCACGATCAACGTCGTCGAAGGTTTGCTGGAGTACGAGCGCGCCACCGGCGGTACCCCGCAATCGCTGGCCGCTCGCCGCTCCGGCGAGGAGTACCTGCTCAAGCGCCACCTCTTCCGTCGGCTCAGTAACGGCGAGACCGTCGATCGAAAATATCTCTATTTCTCGCACCCGAACCACTGGCACTATGAGGTCTTGCGCGCCCTTGATTACTTCCGAGCAGCCTCACTCCTCGCCGGAGAGGCGCCCGATCCCCGGCTGGCCGAGGCGATTGAACACGTTCGGTCGCGGCGTCTCGACGACGGTACCTGGCCGCTCGACTGGACACCTGCGGGTCGGGTTTGGTTTGACGTCGATGATGGCG